From one Sciurus carolinensis chromosome 9, mSciCar1.2, whole genome shotgun sequence genomic stretch:
- the LOC124993111 gene encoding olfactory receptor 183-like codes for MEKDNATLLTEFVLTGLTQQPQWKLPLFLLFLAIYLMTLVGNFGLISLIGNDLQLHIPMYFFLGNLAFVDAWLSSTVTPKMLINFLGKSKMISLAECMIQFFSFAISVTTECFLLAAMAYDRYVAICQPLLYPVIMTNRLCTRLLVLSFVGGLLHAIIHESFLFRLTFCNSNIVHHFYCDVIPLLKISCTDPSLNYLIIFIFSGSIQVFSIVTILVSYSLVLFTILRKKSEKGMRKAFSTCGAHLFSVTLYYVPLLFMYVHPASSQADDQDMIFSLFYTVIIPVLNPMIYSLRNKQVIDSLKKMLKRNT; via the coding sequence ATGGAAAAGGACAATGCAACATTGCTGACGGAGTTTGTTCTCACAGGACTTACACAACAACCGCAGTGGAAACTCCCCCTCTTCCTGCTGTTCTTGGCAATATACCTGATGACCCTTGTGGGAAACTTCGGTCTGATTTCTCTTATCGGGAATGACCTTCAGCTTCACATCCCTATGTACTTTTTCCTTGGGAATTTAGCATTTGTGGATGCTTGGTTGTCATCCACAGTGACCCCAAAGATGCTGATCAATTTCTTAGGCAAGAGCAAGATGATATCTCTCGCCGAATGCAtgatacaatttttttcctttgcaattaGCGTAACCACAGAATGTTTTCTCCTGGCAGCGATGGCTTATGATCGCTATGTAGCCATATGTCAACCTTTACTGTATCCTGTGATTATGACCAATAGACTATGCACCCGGCTTCTGGTTTTATCATTTGTAGGTGGATTACTTCATGCTATAATTCATGAAAGCTTTTTATTCAGATTAACCTTTTGTAATTCCAACATAGTACATCACTTTTACTGTGATGTTATACCATTGTTAAAGATTTCTTGTACTGATCCTTCTCTTAATtatctaataatttttattttctctggttcAATACAAGTATTCAGCATTGTGACTATTCTTGTTTCTTATTCACTAGTTCTCTttacaattttaagaaagaagtCTGAAAAGGGCATGAgaaaagccttctccacctgtggagCCCATCTCTTTTCTGTGACTTTATACTATGTCCCCCTTCTCTTCATGTATGTGCATCCTGCATCTTCACAAGCAGACGATCAAGATAtgattttttctctattttatactGTCATAATTCCTGTGTTAAACCCCATGATATATAGTCTGAGAAATAAGCAGGTCATAGATTCActgaaaaaaatgctgaaaagaaatacttag